In Vibrio alginolyticus NBRC 15630 = ATCC 17749, the sequence GAACTTAGTGTGTGGAGTGATTGAACCAGGCTTAGCTAGTACTTGACCACGTTCAACTTCGTCACGCTTAGTACCACGTAGAAGTGCACCAACGTTCTCACCTGCACGGCCTTCGTCTAGAAGCTTACGGAACATCTCAACACCAGTACATGTAGTTGTAGTAGTGTCTTTGATACCTACGATAGCAACTTCGTCACCTACAGTTAGGATACCACGCTCGATACGGCCAGTTACTACTGTACCACGACCTTGGATTGAGAATACGTCTTCGATAGGCATTAGGAATGGCTGATCTACCGCACGCTCTGGCTCAGGGATGTAAGTATCTAGAGCTTCTGCTAGTTCAACGATTTTCGCTTCCCACTGCTCTTCGCCGTTTAGTGCGCCTAGTGCAGAACCTTGGATAACTGGTAGGTCATCACCTGGGAAATCGTATTCAGATAGAAGTTCACGAACTTCCATTTCTACTAGTTCTAGTAGCTCTTCATCGTCAACCATGTCACATTTGTTCATGAATACGATGATGTATGGGATACCAACCTGACGGCCTAGTAGGATGTGCTCACGAGTTTGTGGCATTGGGCCATCTGTCGCAGCAACAACTAGGATACCACCGTCCATCTGTGCAGCACCAGTGATCATGTTTTTAACATAGTCAGCGTGTCCTGGACAGTCAACGTGTGCGTAGTGGCGTGATGGAGTGTCGTACTCAACGTGAGAAGTTGCGATTGTGATACCGCGCTCACGCTCTTCTGGAGCGTTATCGATAGATGCGAAGTCTTTAGCTACACCGCCGTAAACTTTAGCAAGAGTAGTACAGATAGCTGCAGTTAGAGTTGTTTTACCGTGGTCAACGTGGCCGATAGTACCAACGTTAACGTGCGGTTTCGTACGTTCAAATTTTTCTTTAGACATGAGTGGTCCCTCTAGGTACGGATTTAGGTGGCCCAAATTGACCACGCAACCAAAAAAAGATAATTGGTAAATCTAATATCAAAAGGAAATAAACTTGAGAGCTGGTGCTGATAGGCAGACTCGAACTGCCGACCTCATCCTTACCAAGGATGCGCTCTACCACCTGAGCTATATCAGCACTCAAATTAGAGTGGAGCGGGCAGCGGGAATCGAACCCGCATCATCAGCTTGGAAGGCTGAGGTAATAGCCATTATACGATGCCCGCAACACGTAACTCTGAGAGCTATTTCCTAAAGAATATGGTGGAGGGGGACGGATTCGAACCATCGAAGGCAGTGCCGGCAGATTTACAGTCTGCTCCCTTTGGCCACTCGGGAACCCCTCCAAATTTTCAAGCCATTCAGACTACTAAAGGAAAGAATGGTGCCGACTACCGGAATCGAACTGGTGACCTACTGATTACAAGTCAGTTGCTCTACCTACTGAGCTAAGTCGGCATAAGTGGTGCGCATTCTATTGAATGATTTTCTAGGTTGC encodes:
- the tuf gene encoding elongation factor Tu; this encodes MSKEKFERTKPHVNVGTIGHVDHGKTTLTAAICTTLAKVYGGVAKDFASIDNAPEERERGITIATSHVEYDTPSRHYAHVDCPGHADYVKNMITGAAQMDGGILVVAATDGPMPQTREHILLGRQVGIPYIIVFMNKCDMVDDEELLELVEMEVRELLSEYDFPGDDLPVIQGSALGALNGEEQWEAKIVELAEALDTYIPEPERAVDQPFLMPIEDVFSIQGRGTVVTGRIERGILTVGDEVAIVGIKDTTTTTCTGVEMFRKLLDEGRAGENVGALLRGTKRDEVERGQVLAKPGSITPHTKFESEVYVLSKDEGGRHTPFFKGYRPQFYFRTTDVTGDIQLPDGVEMVMPGDNVQMTVELIAPIAMDEGLRFAIREGGRTVGAGVVAKIFD